A stretch of DNA from Amphiprion ocellaris isolate individual 3 ecotype Okinawa chromosome 18, ASM2253959v1, whole genome shotgun sequence:
cctttaaatatatttttctcaaaaactacagtgtgtgtcagaccattctgcttcCCAAcccttcatttatttgttttctgaatTGTTACCTATTTTTTCCTATACTTGGAATAATAAAGATGTTTATAActtaaattgatgcagaaaaagcaaaaattggTGCAGAAAAACCcaccaaaatgcagaaaattaagTGTTTGACCGTCAAAACTTCACCAACTTCCATTTGTAGGAGCTCACAAATACCTTAATGTCTGCATACAGCTACAATATAATAGGTTTAAAGCTATTTAATACCTGTTTATATATGACTAGTAATGAAAAATCAGTAACAAATGCAAATGACGCCAAACAAGCCAGCTCTTTCAAATATATCTGCCTTTACTTTATTCATGTACtgtacagtttttttcactTCCAAAGTCTCTATCATACTATATGACAATAATGGCTATCATTTAACTACAAAAGGTtgcataaataatttaaatgtggaaaataaaaaataaatatgcagtTCATTCTTTGTACGAGTCCTTCTTAGTGTCTGTAGAAAGCAGCCCTGCCTCCCTCCAACAGAAGACCACACAGGTATGATATGTACAATCACAAAACCCCTTCCAGTTGCTATTTCAAACACACAgttaggaaaaaataaaacaagaagccAGACAACAACAACGCAGTGCCGACAATATGCTTAAACATGACTCTTCATGGGCCAATCTGAGGGCAGGAGGAGGTCAAGTCGTTGCCACTTCCTCATCCTCGGCAGTCAACAcgatgattaaaacaaaaacaactgaattactgttttcattttgttatttttacgcCTATCTTTTCCTTTCTGAGCTATTTACAGCACGGGTTGCGGAGAAGGAAGGCGTGGAAGGTGTTGTGAATCCCGCAGGCTTGACACAACAGATGGGTTTTTGGCGGCCGATGCGTCGATCGCTGCTCTGCTTGGATCGCTACGAAAAGAAATTCCAGTGTGGGTGTGTTGGAGAGCGCTGTGCCCCTAGGTAACAACATAACGTTTTCTGATGCCTCCTACACGCCATGTGCACTGcggttttttctgttttgtgtgtgtagaTCCAGCAAACAGGAACTGGCTGGAGGAAATGGCTTTTTATGACTCAAGTCCTAACACAGGAATGGGCTCATTTAGGTAATTAAGAGTCACAAGAATGCCCCCGCCGACAGAACTGCTTTCTGTTTGCTCTGGGAAAAGCTCTACCGCGACCCGGCAGGTATAGCTGGAGGCCGGAGATCGCTGTAGGTCTTCCCCGATGAGTGAAGCCTTTAGTGGGGCCTCTAGAAACCTGTCAACATCCCACCGTCGGAGACCCCCGAGCTGCCACCATCTCCGGATTACAACCACTCTGGAGCAAGGATACACCTTTTCAGCCTTAAACAGAGCCGCTGGATGTTTGTACAGATGTTCTGCCGAAGCCTCTGGGAGGAACTTCTCGTTTTGCTTTAGGGTGGAGGACAGAACCGAGCCCGGGgagttttttatcttttttttggaGCGATAGGATCAACGTGGTGCTACATCTCCTGACCGGACACCGTCATGGCGCCGACTCATGTTGTCAtgcaaataagcaaaaaaaatgttcacaaatacGCTGACGGATGGCTGACAAACACAGACTTAAAAATCAGCCCAGCAACTAGCTTATGAATTCGCTCTCGCTTTTGAATTTTTCTCTTGCACCCCCTTCCTATCCGGAGGAGATGTGTTTGGTGTGGTGTAACGTGCGTGCGTATGAGTGTGCTTCGGTCTCTGGATGCGTCTCCGAGTCGCATCAGTACGAGTTTCCCGTCAGCGGCGTGTTGTTCTTGCTCCGATCCTGAGACAAGCGACTGTGCTTCTTGTTGCGTTGCGTCTTCGGCACCTCCTTGGCCACCGACTGGTTGTGGTGAGGCCTGAAGCGCTTGCACTTGCAGGAGGTGACCACGCGGATTTTGTAAGTCCTGGTGTTGCCGCTGGGACACTGCAGCTGGACCCGGCGCGTCCGGGAATGTGCCGGGATGCAGCGGTAGTCCGAGGCGCTGCTCCGCCACCACTTTCCGCGGACGATGGAGTTGGGCATGAGGTGGGCCGGGAGGCACTGGcccgagcacaccagctctctGACGGGTTTGGCGCTGCGGCAAGATCCGTCGGTGATGTAGCGGGTCGAACGAAGCTCCCTGCAGCTCAGCTCAGAGGCACCTGGTGGAAGAACGAGATATTACAGTTAACACTCAAAGATTCAGCCAAAAACAAAGAGTTTCAAATGTTGCACAGTGAAATTAACATTATTCCAGCAAACTACTTcaatttaacccctaaaaactgaTCTACTTGtgtcaaaattaaatttttgttagatttttttcaatcaaactAATCCTTTCATGTCTTAAAATATCTTAGAAGTGACTCTACATAGTCCCTGTCTCTCTAGCTTtaactcaagcacaccagctcaccttcagCTCAGCTCAAACACTCTACAATTACTCCAAAGTACCAAATATCAAGTTGAAATATTGGAGTACTTCTGTCACAGATGTCAAAACCAGAAACTGAATCCAACCCTGCAAGTCAGCaggtttttaggtttttttacGTACGAAActccagaagtctgaatcttaATGTGTTTGAGATTGTAATCGGTAAATTTCAGTTTCAAGGCTTTAAATGCTCAGTTTGAGCAGTAACTGCCAATTTACCTAATGTTGGGGCTTGcagtatataaaaaaataccaatACAGACATGTTAGCAAGGTAAAAAACTAATCTACTATCATGCTTATGCATAGCAAACCACTTTTGGTACATTTTGCATGTCATTTCTATGGATTTTAAGCTTTCACATGGAATTTTAcgacataaaaatgacaagtaAAATGATTATGGGATGAGTTCATTTCGGTGAAAGGAGGCTTTTTCATCACCTTGCAACTTGCCGTAATATTCACataggctaaaaaaaaaaaaagtcgattTTTACCGAAAGAGAGTCTTTATGATGACTTgcatagtcagaccattctccacaacgctgtgtagaatggtctgactgcattTTATCATTATTCTGCTAcaaggtggggaaaaaaaacattggaaaaaaagtgcatttgtgtttctttaaaccaatcagtcGTCTTAGGTGGAGCTAAAAACAAAGTactggaacatttgcatgcaggaagACAAGAACTATCACCAAACTGGATAATTCACCAACAATCACAACCTGCTGCAAAGACTTTTATCGTCCAGGTTGCTGCTTCCCATCGTAATATTAAAAAAGGTGAGGAGAAAGATGCATTAAATGTTTTCTACCTGTCGTCTACATTTAGTGAGTCAGACTAAGGTCGACTTTACTTCACTTGTTCTGGTTTTtagagtgaaaaacaaacactatcCAGATGAAATCAGAATTGGAGGCAGCATTTCATTTAAACTCGACCGCATTACGAGACACAAAGCTGATAGAAATACACTTTTATAAATTCGACTAAACGCAGCAATTTGTCCGTTTAAGTGTAGGTTTAAGATCCGATCAGGGGTTCTGATTTTGATTCATGGTCTAATCATTAGCTGACAAACGGAGCTTGACAAAGAAATCCAGCTGGCAGCAATCAGCTGATAGCAAATCCAGACCAGAGGGCCATTAAACAGCTCAATCAAACCCAGCGGAGGTTTGGGCTGGAAGGGAACGCTGGCATTCTCTGCTGGCCCTCAGGAAATGTATGTGGTGATGGAAGAGTAAATAGCTGTCTGGTTATTTTAAGGCAGCACAACTGGACATCTGCCAGACTGATTTGAGACAACACACTCGGCCTGAAATCCTATATTTGAGCCTCGGCTTTTTAACAGCCGCATGCATGAGTTATTGTCCATGTTTTTTTACAAGCTGTGTGTAAAAAAGGGGCAAAAGAAGCGTCGGTTAAGAAATGATACGCTCGGAGAGGGATCTGTTTTCCTCTGTGGCTTTCTTTGCAAAAAGGGCTGAACAAAGGATTTATGTGAGGTgacttcctcttttttttctccaccatgAGAACCTGATATAGTGTTATTCTGCGGCCGAGGGGACCACAGTGGTGCAACAAAGCCTACAGCGCTCACTGGGCAGCGGTTTGTACCGAAGTAACCGCCAAAAATAGTCAAGCAACTTGGTGTGTTTTAATCTTTTCCACTacatttcctctcctcctctctgctgccacTCTGAAAAAATATTACTAATGAGGGTGGCCtgtaaaagaaaaggagaaatataaaaaaagggATCTAACACTGGGCTATTGTGGGGTTGCGTGAGCTGTTCAAGCCTTGGGAGAGGACTGGATGGAGGTCAAAGCCGCCGCCGTGACCCCACGAGAAGCAGGACCAAATCATCCAGGAGATTTCTGTCTCCGTGTGTTTTCCATCGCTTTTTGGGAGGCGAACACAGAATTAAGCACGAGACGTTGTTTAATTCGGTGGTAATATcctcaaaacagacaaaaaaatcagtCCCACTAACCGAGCATGACTCGCTAATTCCCTCCTGTCAGCTGTTGCTCCTCTAATCTAATCAATCATCTCCTCTGATCTGAGAATCCAGCGGCCGTGATTAAGCAAAGGCACAAACTCCACTTCCACCACCCATCTCGAGCGCATGAGAGCGAGCGTGAGATTATCCTGCTCAATCAGAACATGAGCAACCTTTCCTGGACACAGGTGGGAATCATTGTCAGAGGCAGtgttgcatttaaaaagcaatttcTAGAAAGCCCCCAAAGACATCTTCCCCCTCTTCCCAAGAACAAACTGTGGGGCTTTTTCTATTTGGGACGACATGTTGTTGCAATCAAATAGTTATTCCGTAAGTAGAGCTTGACTAATAGTATGAAGACAGAAGGAAACAACCTGGAAGACCGAGTGAAAAAGCCCCCGATGTGTCTCAGCTTCAAGATGTGTCGGGGAAGAAACCGCAAAGAATGTGAGCCCCTCTCATCACTGCATTAAAACACTCTTCCCACACAGCTCCACTGCTCCTAATCAGGGAATTGGTGTGAAAACGAAGCACAATGTTGTCTCTGTGTGCTGAGGAAGACAAATTCACTAAGGCGGGGAGCCTAGAATTCCCACATTTATAAGAAAATTCAATTTTATAATAGAAAAAAGCTCCTCAAACCTCGAACAAAATGTGGGAGATATCAGGTACATTTCTGGAATtgacatttttgagcttttaagtGAAGATTCTTGAACTATTTGTTTCTATTTAAGCACAAACCAACTGAGTCAcaagtttttaatatttaatgcacaaaaaatctatttttgtcagaataaaatctaaatttaggtaggaattgattttaaaatgtgcgTAAAACGTGCGTAAATTGCATTTGGATTACTAGAGAAATATAATGTTATCTTTCTGTGTATTTGTTCACATACAAGCGGGTCGTTGACAATAAGGTTTAACTGATGCATGTTTTGTTTGATACGTTTTTACGCATTTAAAAAGCTTTAATGTCAATTTGGACACTTTTACGCACGAAACTCCAAATTAAGGCGcatgaaaaattacaatatGGCACATAAGTAATTATAAAGCTGctatttttgaattcatttaACACGTATTATGAAGAACTAATAAAggatttcacatttaatgacaGGATACTTACTGTAGGTGACCGTGTTTCCCGTCCTGCCGCCGGTTTTCGCCCGGTTATTCAccgtgttgctgctgctgttgccgcCGGCCGCCTGCAGCATCGCCTCTTGGGGCGTCCGCGCGTTCTCCCGGTACTCCGGTAAAATCTCCGTGGCATCATTTTTTAATTCCTTCCATCCCTTGACGGCGGCGCAGCATCCCTGGAGCAGCAGGAGCGCCGCGCTGGAGACGAGGAGGGCCACAGACACCTGCATGCTGCTCAGtcgggaatttaaaaaaaaaaaaacaaaacgcgcgcagaggaagaaagaagggaggaaaaaatgaaaagaaaaagacgcACAAGAAGATGCCTCGCTTGGAACAAGTTTCCACTCTCAGTGCAACAACAAGGCGCGCACGGTATTTAAGCGTTACGCAAGTTTTCGTCAGGGCTGACAATTAGGAGCTCAGTGGGAGGGGTCGAACCTGGGAGAGATTCATtgagaaaggaggagggagaggaggaggagagggttGGATGATAGAGGAGACGAGAGGGGGGAAAggtgaggaaagaggagaagatTTTGAgggagaaaatacagaaaaggtgcaaataaaaaataagatgcAGAGAAGGAAAAGGAGACGCATCTTTCTCTGGAAATGAAACGTAGAAATGCATCTTGTCTCCGCAGCATTACGTGTCTCTAAAAGCATCTTCGAGGTGGTTTATTTTGGAATGAACCTCACAAAGGCGCAGCTTGTTCCACTGCTGCAACAAGCCTGAATGTTTGGCTGTACACAGATGAATCATTCATCTCTTCATTAATTACACATTAATAAACCTCTCAGTAGAGACATCCAGCTCGCTAACATCTCCCTTCTTCCCCATTTGTATCTAACTAATGGTTTGAATAACTGGTTTGAATAAAGTGATAAAGTTTTTTGGCGTCCCTCTACTTGATGAGTGCTTACAGTTGGAGGATCTTTCATTCAAACACTGCCCTCTAGAGGGAGAACAAACCAATCAGAAGATGGGATTAGAGGCTCATCAGAGGAGCACATGGAGAGTGGAAGATAAAGACTAAAAGCGGAGATATAAGGCGGTCAAACACCAACAACATCCAGTCATTTCAGATGCTTCCATAATCACACGTCCTCTTCATGGTCCTTGTCGTTTCATACGAGTCTTAAATCAGGGTTTGGAGCTGCGGCCACAACTCACAACGATGGATGGAATCAGAGGCGACGCTAAATTAAGATAATTTTACTGCAGAACAACGTCGAGGCGGTTGGAAATGTGTTCTTCTAAAGACTGATGAGCTTTTTGAAAATTGCAATAAACAGTTAAAGAGCAGCCTGTTGATATGAAACGTATGAAGGTCAAGTTATTTCTACTGGTGAGACGTGATTCTGaaaatttatctaattaattagaggctttgcagttcatttatgcatttttgcacaataagcaagtttttcagttcagatAAATGTTGGTTGAGACGGAGTGGATGAATAGATGAATACGTAAACTTAGAcaactaaaatgtttgtttcatttctatttatctgcatttttcatctgtttactACATTCACAGCTCATCTACTGCAAACAAAGTGCAATTCTAGTGAttctatttaacattttaagatttttcgTAAAtgcaagcactttcagtgtcttctaaagtggtctattatgggatggctacaccgttagccacTACCACGACTGTCATAGCTAACATATGGTGCGTCGCtccagagctcatttgcataaagtagcttCATTTATGCTAATACAGCATGGGAACGGAAGTCCACGAAACTTTCGCTAAAGTAAAGTAGCCATCGTTGAACTAAACTAGCCTTCGCTTTACAAAACTAGCCGTTACTTAACTAAACTACCCGTCATTGAACTAAGGTAGCTGTCATTTAACTGAACTAGCCGTCATTAAACTAAACTACACGTCATTGAACTAAGGTAGCCGTCATTAAACTAAACTAGCCGTTGTTGAACTAAACTAGCCGTCGCTTAACCTAACTAGCCATCGCTTAACTAAACTAGCCATCGAACTAAGGTAGCCGTCGTTGAACTAAACTAGCCATCATTAGCTAAACCAGCCATTGTTAAACTAAACTAACCTTCGTTGAAGTAAACTAGCCGTCGTTGAACTAAACTAGCCATCATTAGCTAACTAGCCAGCGTTAAACTAACCTTCATTGAactaaactagccgtcgttgaactaaaaccaggacagattcagcagatCATTTCTC
This window harbors:
- the sost gene encoding sclerostin; the protein is MQVSVALLVSSAALLLLQGCCAAVKGWKELKNDATEILPEYRENARTPQEAMLQAAGGNSSSNTVNNRAKTGGRTGNTVTYSASELSCRELRSTRYITDGSCRSAKPVRELVCSGQCLPAHLMPNSIVRGKWWRSSASDYRCIPAHSRTRRVQLQCPSGNTRTYKIRVVTSCKCKRFRPHHNQSVAKEVPKTQRNKKHSRLSQDRSKNNTPLTGNSY